In Kushneria marisflavi, the following are encoded in one genomic region:
- a CDS encoding beta-ketoacyl synthase, translating to MGGINPAGRTSGHQSFNRTVIDALPEKTRQYTLSGLARLMGRHQSNGPEDHGTSLDDAAMAERHDQHVRRHTLIRRIEDERFADAGIPANRQASMTLDAPLTVNLSRRQLPENPPAHWQIEPIDERHVSVTVPAGEFEVLLPERRDALVKSAGQLPTGFDPASFYRSVHHPRALSMTIFAASDCLGQSGFEWDSLSQQLDPDQIAVYAGNSIGQLDAQGWGGLINSFVTGQRATSKQMPLGYGQMPADFLNAYVLGSVGATGAMQGACATFLYNLRLGVDDIRMGRRRLVMVGTADAPITPEIIEGFRVMSALADDASVKALDALELLTDEDYQRVCRPFARNCGFTIAESAQFVMLMDDSLALELGADILGAVPEVFINADGYKRSISAPGIGNYITLGKSVALASDILGEKAVRERSYIHSHGTSTPKNRITESHVLDSVARANNIEHWPVTAIKAYLGHSQGSAAGDQMTSALGSFRTGLLPGIFTLDAVADDVHGERLDLFREHREFRADVSFINAKGFGGNNATAPLLSPEATERLLTQRHGEAAMTQWRRRREQVQARQAEFEARSQKGEFSPTYRFGEGVLEGPELEVGAREIHIPGYHKPVSLEVDNPFGTLD from the coding sequence ATGGGCGGTATTAATCCCGCTGGCAGAACGTCCGGTCATCAGTCCTTCAATCGGACCGTGATCGATGCACTGCCCGAAAAGACCCGACAGTATACCCTCTCGGGACTCGCCCGGCTGATGGGACGGCACCAGTCAAACGGACCGGAAGATCACGGTACATCCCTTGATGATGCTGCCATGGCCGAACGCCATGATCAGCATGTACGTCGTCATACCCTGATTCGTCGTATCGAGGATGAGCGCTTTGCCGACGCCGGTATTCCGGCCAATCGTCAGGCCAGCATGACACTTGATGCGCCCTTGACGGTCAACCTCAGTCGGCGCCAGCTGCCCGAAAATCCGCCCGCACACTGGCAGATCGAGCCGATCGATGAGCGCCATGTCAGCGTCACCGTTCCGGCCGGCGAATTTGAAGTACTGCTGCCCGAGCGTCGCGATGCGCTGGTCAAGAGCGCCGGCCAGTTGCCGACCGGCTTTGATCCGGCCAGCTTCTATCGCAGCGTGCACCATCCGCGCGCCCTGTCGATGACCATCTTTGCAGCTTCCGACTGTCTGGGTCAGAGCGGCTTCGAGTGGGACAGTCTGAGCCAGCAGCTTGACCCTGATCAGATCGCCGTTTATGCCGGCAACTCGATCGGACAGCTGGATGCCCAGGGCTGGGGCGGTTTGATCAACAGCTTTGTCACCGGCCAGCGCGCGACGTCCAAGCAGATGCCTCTGGGCTACGGACAGATGCCGGCCGACTTTCTCAATGCCTATGTACTGGGCAGCGTTGGCGCCACGGGCGCCATGCAGGGTGCCTGCGCCACCTTTTTATACAACCTTCGCCTGGGCGTGGATGACATTCGCATGGGACGGCGCCGGCTGGTCATGGTAGGCACGGCAGATGCGCCCATCACGCCGGAAATTATTGAAGGATTTCGCGTCATGAGCGCGCTGGCCGATGACGCCAGCGTCAAGGCGCTCGATGCGCTGGAGCTTCTGACCGATGAGGATTACCAGCGCGTCTGCCGCCCGTTTGCGCGCAACTGTGGTTTCACCATTGCCGAGTCTGCCCAGTTTGTCATGCTCATGGATGACAGTCTGGCGCTTGAACTGGGGGCCGACATTCTGGGCGCCGTACCGGAAGTCTTCATCAATGCCGATGGCTACAAGCGCTCCATCTCGGCACCGGGCATCGGCAACTACATTACGCTTGGCAAGAGTGTGGCGCTGGCCAGCGATATTCTGGGCGAGAAGGCCGTGCGCGAGCGCAGCTACATCCACTCCCACGGCACCAGCACACCGAAAAACCGGATTACCGAATCCCACGTGCTCGACAGCGTGGCACGCGCCAACAATATCGAGCACTGGCCGGTCACCGCCATCAAGGCCTATCTGGGACACTCCCAGGGCAGTGCAGCCGGCGATCAGATGACAAGCGCTCTGGGCAGCTTCAGGACCGGTCTGCTGCCGGGGATCTTTACGCTCGATGCCGTGGCCGACGATGTCCACGGCGAGCGTCTGGATCTTTTCCGTGAGCATCGCGAGTTTCGCGCCGATGTCAGCTTCATCAATGCCAAGGGCTTTGGTGGCAACAATGCCACGGCCCCCCTGCTATCGCCGGAAGCCACCGAACGGCTTTTGACGCAGCGCCACGGTGAGGCCGCCATGACACAATGGCGTCGCCGCCGTGAACAGGTGCAGGCACGTCAGGCCGAGTTCGAGGCGCGGTCGCAAAAGGGCGAGTTTTCACCCACCTATCGTTTCGGTGAAGGCGTTCTTGAAGGCCCCGAGCTCGAGGTCGGGGCCCGGGAGATTCATATCCCCGGCTATCACAAACCGGTATCGCTTGAAGTCGATAACCCGTTCGGCACGCTCGATTAA
- the coaD gene encoding pantetheine-phosphate adenylyltransferase, whose product MNIVVYPGTFDPITNGHTDLIERAASMFDRVIVAVAHSPRKQPTLSLDERVQLAREILDHLDNVEVVGFSCLLTQLVDRVGARIILRGLRAVSDFEYELQLANMNRALAPHVESLFLTPEVENSYISSTIVREIARLGGDVSSMVHPRIAQALAEHFRSA is encoded by the coding sequence ATGAACATTGTGGTGTATCCCGGAACCTTTGATCCGATCACCAATGGTCATACCGACCTGATCGAGCGTGCGGCATCCATGTTTGATCGGGTCATCGTGGCCGTCGCGCACAGCCCGCGCAAGCAGCCGACCCTGTCACTCGATGAGCGTGTGCAGCTTGCCAGAGAGATTCTGGATCACCTCGACAATGTCGAAGTCGTCGGTTTCAGCTGTCTTTTGACCCAGCTGGTGGATCGGGTCGGGGCACGCATCATTCTGCGCGGGCTACGGGCGGTCTCGGATTTCGAGTACGAGCTGCAGCTGGCCAACATGAATCGAGCGCTGGCGCCTCATGTTGAAAGTCTTTTTTTGACGCCTGAAGTCGAGAATTCCTATATTTCATCCACCATTGTCCGTGAAATTGCCCGCCTTGGCGGTGACGTTTCATCGATGGTGCATCCCCGCATCGCCCAGGCGCTTGCAGAACATTTTCGCAGCGCCTGA
- a CDS encoding YfhL family 4Fe-4S dicluster ferredoxin: MSLMITDECINCDVCEPECPNNAISPGEEIYVIDPGLCTECVGHFDEPQCQQVCPVDCIPLDPEREESREQLMEKYERITAVES; encoded by the coding sequence ATGTCCCTGATGATCACCGATGAGTGCATCAACTGCGACGTTTGCGAGCCGGAATGCCCCAATAACGCCATCTCACCGGGCGAAGAGATCTATGTGATCGACCCGGGGCTTTGTACCGAGTGCGTCGGCCACTTCGATGAGCCACAGTGTCAGCAGGTCTGTCCGGTCGACTGCATCCCGCTCGATCCCGAGCGCGAGGAGTCACGCGAGCAGCTGATGGAAAAATACGAGCGTATTACCGCGGTCGAAAGCTGA
- a CDS encoding alginate export family protein: MEFRRNAVPCRGASRLAMVLAGTVMGTTTAFGEAVTDLDYIDPGIQQPTASHELFNDRENGIRLSGGLSFYGYSAATRNVNFGSSSGIDGATPTGRHPSWWELSATPTLRGEIDTGQSVVFAGVVGVGSMTRGSAYGDASGATPDHPEHTRLDQAYIGWRSGSLLSDSLGKDALTFSFGRQQFMFGEGFLVGDGYTDTGKYGGYWNGPSQGFKNAAIASIDSHGWHGDLFHLEQDQYVQGGPDEETSANGINAEYTFTDRAKIGGAWLRTYDSDIAGRDGMEVWNVRLKGRPLADVPGLALGGQYVSQKNRDADIDDDGWYVQATYTFQNAPWSPEIAYRHARFSENYDTLFYEFAGGWGNWFMGEITGEYMLFNTNMKIDMLRASVSPRDDLETGIIGYRFRLDDPQSVGASDADFAKEINLYADWNISEQVTLSGVYAVSFPDEGARARFGGNDHTSQLLELFATYTF; this comes from the coding sequence ATGGAGTTTCGACGCAACGCAGTGCCCTGTCGGGGCGCATCAAGGCTTGCCATGGTACTGGCGGGTACGGTCATGGGGACCACCACCGCCTTTGGTGAGGCGGTCACCGATCTGGATTATATCGATCCCGGTATCCAACAGCCCACGGCCAGTCACGAGCTGTTCAATGACCGTGAAAACGGCATTCGACTCAGCGGTGGGCTGAGTTTTTACGGTTATAGTGCGGCAACCCGTAATGTCAATTTCGGCTCGTCCAGCGGCATCGACGGCGCCACCCCTACCGGCAGGCATCCGAGCTGGTGGGAGCTGTCGGCCACGCCGACTTTGCGAGGCGAGATCGATACCGGTCAAAGCGTAGTCTTTGCCGGCGTCGTGGGCGTAGGCAGCATGACCCGTGGCAGTGCCTACGGTGATGCCTCGGGTGCCACACCCGATCACCCTGAACACACACGCCTCGATCAGGCCTATATCGGCTGGCGCAGTGGCTCGCTGCTGTCCGATTCACTGGGGAAGGATGCCCTGACGTTCTCCTTCGGGCGACAGCAGTTCATGTTTGGTGAGGGGTTTCTGGTCGGTGACGGTTATACCGATACCGGCAAGTATGGCGGCTACTGGAACGGCCCGAGTCAGGGCTTCAAGAATGCGGCCATTGCCTCGATCGACAGCCATGGCTGGCATGGAGATCTGTTCCACCTGGAACAGGATCAGTACGTGCAGGGCGGACCCGATGAGGAGACCTCGGCCAACGGTATCAACGCTGAATATACTTTCACCGATCGCGCCAAAATCGGCGGTGCCTGGCTTCGCACCTACGACAGCGACATTGCCGGGCGTGATGGCATGGAGGTCTGGAACGTGCGTCTCAAGGGGCGACCGCTGGCGGATGTGCCGGGTCTTGCGCTGGGCGGGCAGTACGTCAGCCAGAAAAATCGCGATGCCGACATTGATGACGATGGCTGGTATGTCCAGGCCACCTATACGTTTCAGAACGCGCCCTGGTCGCCTGAAATCGCCTATCGCCATGCTCGGTTCAGTGAAAACTACGATACGTTGTTTTATGAGTTTGCCGGCGGATGGGGCAACTGGTTCATGGGGGAGATCACCGGCGAATACATGCTGTTCAATACCAACATGAAAATCGACATGCTGCGCGCTTCGGTTTCCCCGCGTGATGATCTGGAAACCGGCATCATCGGCTATCGATTCCGCCTTGATGACCCGCAGTCCGTTGGTGCCAGCGACGCCGACTTTGCAAAAGAGATCAATCTCTACGCTGACTGGAACATCAGTGAGCAGGTCACCCTGTCCGGCGTTTATGCCGTCTCCTTCCCGGACGAGGGCGCCCGTGCGCGGTTTGGCGGCAATGACCATACCTCCCAGCTGCTGGAGCTGTTTGCCACCTACACCTTTTGA
- a CDS encoding MATE family efflux transporter, with translation MSLSRSPDFAQRLHDVWRLSWPIIISNASVPLLGLVDTAVIGHLPHARYLAAVTLGSTLFSFLFWGFGFLRMGTTGLTSQAVGRGEDQAVRNLLGQSLLIAVVIGLALIALSAPLIHLGLWLLQPDSEATAQLSADYAHVRILSAPAVLMNYAIIGWFLGRQNARVTLLLMLIANGVNIVLDIVLVVGLDMNVKGVATATLVGDYTALAFGLWMVRRALKTLGGRFDTTPLKRLTAYGELFRVNRHLFVRTLCLLFAMAFFTSQGAQMGDQTLAANAILMQLVMMISYGLDGFANAAEALTGKAAGRADWHEFGRSVHACAVFSLLTAVLAALAFALVGPWLIARLTDIEAIRQLTGDYLPWLVIMPLVAVWSYLLDGVFIGTTDTRAMRDTILLALAVYLPVWWLTQPLGNHGLWLAFTIFTLVRSLGLGMIYLSRRKNRWADQAPAVRFDE, from the coding sequence ATGTCCCTTTCGCGCTCTCCTGATTTTGCGCAGCGTCTGCATGACGTCTGGCGTCTTTCATGGCCCATCATCATCTCCAATGCCAGCGTACCGCTGCTGGGACTGGTCGATACCGCCGTCATCGGACATCTCCCCCACGCGCGTTATCTGGCGGCAGTGACCCTTGGCAGCACGCTGTTCAGTTTCCTGTTCTGGGGATTTGGTTTTCTGCGCATGGGCACCACCGGGCTGACCTCTCAGGCCGTCGGACGCGGCGAGGACCAGGCCGTTCGCAATCTGCTTGGCCAGTCCCTTTTGATTGCCGTGGTCATCGGTCTGGCATTGATTGCCCTGTCGGCACCGCTGATCCATCTGGGGCTCTGGCTGCTACAGCCCGACAGCGAGGCCACGGCGCAGCTGTCTGCCGACTACGCTCATGTTCGCATCCTCTCAGCGCCGGCAGTACTGATGAATTACGCCATCATCGGCTGGTTTCTGGGACGCCAGAATGCTCGTGTCACTCTGCTTTTGATGCTGATCGCCAACGGCGTCAACATCGTGCTGGATATCGTACTGGTGGTCGGTCTCGACATGAACGTCAAGGGCGTGGCCACGGCCACACTGGTCGGAGACTATACGGCCCTGGCCTTCGGCCTCTGGATGGTGCGCCGAGCGCTGAAAACGCTGGGAGGACGGTTCGATACCACCCCGCTCAAGCGCCTGACTGCCTATGGCGAACTCTTCCGCGTCAATCGACATCTCTTCGTGCGTACCCTATGCCTGCTTTTTGCCATGGCCTTTTTCACCTCTCAGGGCGCGCAGATGGGGGATCAGACACTGGCCGCCAATGCCATTCTGATGCAGCTGGTCATGATGATCTCCTATGGACTGGACGGGTTTGCCAACGCCGCCGAGGCCCTGACCGGCAAGGCGGCCGGCCGAGCCGACTGGCACGAGTTTGGGCGCTCGGTGCATGCCTGTGCGGTGTTTTCGCTTTTAACGGCAGTACTGGCTGCGCTGGCCTTTGCACTGGTCGGCCCATGGCTGATCGCACGCCTGACCGATATCGAGGCCATTCGACAGCTCACCGGTGACTATTTGCCATGGCTGGTCATCATGCCGCTGGTAGCGGTCTGGAGCTATCTGCTCGATGGGGTATTCATTGGGACAACGGATACGCGCGCCATGCGTGACACGATCCTTCTGGCGCTGGCGGTCTATCTACCGGTGTGGTGGCTGACCCAGCCACTGGGCAATCACGGGCTCTGGCTGGCCTTTACAATCTTTACGCTGGTGCGCTCGCTGGGACTCGGCATGATCTACCTTTCACGTCGCAAAAACCGATGGGCGGATCAGGCGCCGGCGGTTCGTTTCGATGAATAA
- a CDS encoding MASE3 domain-containing protein, whose product MATLKTALKHLLTGPMGSLFGLLLILMIVMRLMPGQQVFGLMHNYLGFHSLIELTCVVVAVLSALAIFNSYRTLSYQYLCVGSLMALSAVMDTLHLLSMPGMTDFFSPNTLDKAIYFWLLARLCAISALLLLSLSHFSDQPARFPRLTLMLFLAAGVLFPIFVFGYPQDIPAMYIPGHGLTPLKIMLEWGLAGMAVLAGIILLRSTRLRQRRDREMLTLAAWVTALAEICFTLYGSANDEFNILGHIYKAISYILIFRALFLSHLRYPWKALNETQTRLAEQEQRWNLALKGSATGVWDMNLVTDRLFASAQFHQMLGYRNGALPREAQAWRERLFHPDDLGHVMASFDEHVAGLSEHWRCEYRFLDAQNQWRWLQANGQIMDFDEEQRPTRIVGTVIDIQTRREQEQRLSEARQRLQTLFDTTPLSMLVIDRKGVIQQHNPMLEQLLTPHEIAIGQDSIWQWVSTEEESHPLQSWQEWQQQVDMSDHESTWHCELTMIFYDHGRSEQPLWTEWVISALPEEDLYLLLIEDISARRQATELLIENAGLYRSTFESGNAIKLLIDPDSGAIIDANTAASDYYGYSPAMLRTMTMASISLTPQATRQQRARKTLLEQEAHFETRHRLADGAVRDVEVFVAAVVIGGRTLIYEMVHDITARKEAEQDLVLLNQRLSQDGLYRQHLNELSTRLFELNDIAGVIPLLEEYLPRCFTDTCGELALRIEELEQAHCITWGGALIEQPSFEYRQRLSTSTGAMGRMTLQANPRDDEDRHRLERMTDETARILTLTLINLRLRNQLTDHAYRDALTGLYNRRYLNETLPDLLENASAESPVSLALLDLDHFKRLNDTWGHDAGDQVLVALGEILTQRLRATDLSCRYGGEEFIVVLPGASASIAMMRLNEVLEQFGLWSMEAGDDRISHLTFSAGLIEAPRQGHDMNTLIELADQALYGAKHAGRGRVHSFDAALLAN is encoded by the coding sequence ATGGCAACGCTCAAGACAGCTCTCAAGCACCTTCTGACCGGCCCGATGGGCAGCCTTTTCGGGCTGCTGCTGATACTCATGATCGTCATGAGGCTGATGCCTGGCCAGCAGGTTTTCGGCCTGATGCACAACTATCTAGGGTTTCACTCCCTGATTGAGTTGACCTGCGTGGTCGTGGCTGTCCTGTCTGCGCTGGCCATCTTCAACAGCTATCGAACGCTTTCCTACCAGTATCTGTGCGTGGGCAGCCTGATGGCACTGTCAGCCGTCATGGATACCCTGCACCTGCTCTCCATGCCGGGCATGACCGATTTTTTCTCGCCCAACACGCTGGACAAGGCGATCTACTTCTGGCTACTGGCCCGCCTGTGTGCGATCAGCGCCCTGCTGTTGCTGTCACTTTCTCATTTTTCTGACCAGCCAGCCCGATTCCCGCGCCTGACGTTAATGCTGTTTCTTGCTGCGGGCGTCCTGTTCCCCATCTTCGTCTTTGGCTATCCGCAGGATATCCCGGCGATGTATATCCCGGGCCATGGACTGACACCGCTCAAGATCATGCTGGAGTGGGGACTGGCCGGCATGGCCGTACTCGCCGGTATCATTTTGCTGCGCTCTACCCGTCTGCGTCAGCGGCGTGACCGAGAAATGCTCACACTGGCGGCCTGGGTCACGGCGCTGGCCGAAATCTGCTTCACGCTCTACGGCTCGGCCAACGACGAATTCAACATCCTCGGACATATTTACAAGGCCATTTCCTACATCCTGATCTTTCGGGCCCTTTTTTTGAGCCACCTGCGTTATCCATGGAAGGCCCTGAACGAGACCCAGACCCGCCTGGCCGAGCAGGAGCAGCGCTGGAATCTTGCCCTGAAGGGCTCCGCCACAGGCGTGTGGGACATGAACCTGGTCACCGACAGATTGTTTGCTTCAGCCCAGTTTCATCAGATGCTGGGCTATCGCAACGGCGCATTGCCGCGGGAGGCCCAGGCCTGGCGCGAACGCCTGTTTCATCCCGACGATCTGGGTCATGTGATGGCAAGTTTTGACGAACACGTGGCTGGCCTCAGTGAGCACTGGCGCTGCGAATATCGTTTCCTTGATGCGCAGAATCAGTGGCGCTGGCTGCAGGCCAATGGCCAGATCATGGATTTTGATGAAGAACAGCGCCCTACCCGAATCGTGGGTACGGTCATTGATATTCAGACGCGCCGTGAACAGGAACAGCGTCTATCGGAAGCGCGTCAGCGCCTGCAGACGCTGTTTGATACAACGCCTCTCAGCATGCTGGTCATCGACCGCAAGGGCGTCATACAACAGCACAATCCCATGCTGGAGCAGCTTCTGACGCCGCACGAGATTGCCATCGGCCAGGACAGCATCTGGCAGTGGGTCAGTACCGAGGAGGAATCACACCCGCTTCAAAGCTGGCAGGAATGGCAGCAGCAGGTGGATATGTCGGATCACGAATCCACCTGGCACTGCGAACTGACCATGATCTTTTATGACCATGGTCGCTCCGAACAGCCGCTATGGACCGAATGGGTCATCTCGGCACTGCCGGAAGAGGACCTTTACCTCCTGTTGATCGAGGACATCAGTGCCCGCAGGCAGGCCACCGAGCTGTTGATTGAAAACGCCGGGCTCTATCGCAGCACCTTTGAAAGCGGTAATGCCATCAAGTTGCTCATTGACCCTGACAGTGGTGCCATCATTGATGCCAACACGGCCGCCAGCGACTACTACGGTTACTCGCCGGCAATGCTCAGGACGATGACCATGGCCAGCATCTCATTGACGCCGCAGGCAACTCGTCAACAGCGTGCCCGCAAGACCCTGTTGGAACAGGAAGCACATTTCGAGACCCGTCATCGCCTGGCCGATGGTGCCGTACGCGATGTGGAAGTGTTCGTGGCGGCCGTCGTGATCGGGGGCAGAACGCTGATCTATGAAATGGTGCATGACATCACGGCACGCAAGGAGGCTGAACAGGATCTGGTGCTGCTCAATCAGCGCCTGTCCCAGGATGGACTGTACCGACAGCACCTTAACGAGCTGAGCACGCGACTGTTCGAGCTCAATGACATTGCCGGTGTCATTCCGCTGCTGGAAGAATATTTGCCCCGGTGTTTCACCGATACCTGCGGCGAACTGGCCCTGCGCATCGAAGAGCTGGAGCAGGCGCACTGTATCACCTGGGGGGGTGCACTAATCGAGCAGCCCTCATTTGAATATCGCCAGCGCCTGAGCACATCAACCGGCGCCATGGGACGCATGACACTCCAGGCGAATCCGCGCGATGACGAGGATCGTCATCGCCTTGAGCGCATGACCGATGAAACCGCACGCATTCTGACGCTGACCCTGATCAATCTGCGTCTGCGCAATCAGCTGACCGATCACGCCTATCGTGACGCCCTGACCGGACTCTATAACCGGCGCTATCTCAACGAGACCCTGCCCGACCTGCTCGAAAACGCCAGTGCCGAGTCACCGGTCTCGCTGGCACTGCTGGATCTGGACCATTTCAAGCGACTCAACGATACCTGGGGCCATGATGCCGGTGATCAGGTACTGGTCGCACTGGGCGAGATTCTGACCCAGCGGCTACGCGCCACGGACCTTTCGTGCCGCTATGGCGGTGAGGAATTCATTGTGGTGCTGCCCGGAGCCTCTGCCAGCATTGCGATGATGCGTCTCAACGAAGTGCTCGAGCAGTTCGGCCTGTGGTCCATGGAGGCAGGAGATGATCGAATCAGTCATCTTACCTTTTCAGCCGGGCTGATCGAGGCTCCCAGACAGGGCCACGACATGAACACGCTGATTGAACTGGCCGACCAGGCACTGTATGGCGCCAAGCATGCCGGGCGTGGGCGGGTACACTCATTCGATGCTGCCCTTCTGGCCAACTGA
- a CDS encoding 2-keto-3-deoxygluconate permease, with the protein MRLLATVQKVPGGLMVVPLILGATLNTIDQLHLPWITAVLQWLGAGQTDSGNYEFLRIGGFSQELFKDGALVLIALFLFCSGSQMNLRVGGKALKKGVLLVSAKYLTGLAVGLALGFMFDPINGLLGLSTVAIIAAMTNGNGGMYAALTSQYGNRSDTGAVAILSLNDGPFFTLMSLGLLGSQFPMIAFIAVLLPIALGMLLGNLDEDIRTFLKPGEILPVPFFALALGANMNLAVFFNPQVVGAGLLLGVMTTVLTGAAGILIFRVFRERSVIAPVSEATTAGNAAGTPAAIAAAAAVAASSGMMSAAEAQSYQDLVNIATSQISIATLTTAILGPIAVIIIDRWQRRQGIDGTLEDEPARAAREADASSGSGA; encoded by the coding sequence ATGCGTTTACTTGCCACGGTACAGAAGGTTCCAGGGGGCCTGATGGTCGTGCCGCTGATTCTGGGTGCGACGCTTAACACCATCGATCAATTGCATCTGCCCTGGATCACCGCGGTCCTGCAGTGGCTGGGCGCCGGCCAGACCGACAGTGGCAACTACGAATTCCTGCGCATTGGCGGTTTTTCACAGGAGCTTTTCAAGGACGGCGCGCTGGTCCTGATCGCGCTGTTTTTGTTCTGCTCGGGGAGTCAGATGAATCTGCGCGTCGGCGGCAAGGCGCTTAAAAAGGGCGTGCTGCTGGTGAGCGCCAAATACCTGACCGGTCTTGCCGTTGGTCTGGCACTGGGCTTCATGTTCGATCCCATCAACGGTCTTCTGGGGCTCTCGACCGTCGCCATCATCGCGGCGATGACCAACGGTAATGGCGGCATGTATGCCGCACTGACCAGCCAGTACGGCAATCGCTCCGATACGGGCGCCGTGGCGATCCTGTCACTCAACGATGGACCCTTTTTCACGCTCATGTCGCTGGGGCTGCTGGGCTCGCAGTTTCCCATGATCGCCTTCATTGCCGTACTGCTGCCCATCGCACTGGGCATGCTGCTGGGTAACCTGGATGAAGACATTCGAACCTTTCTCAAGCCAGGTGAAATCCTGCCGGTGCCCTTTTTTGCTCTTGCCCTTGGCGCCAACATGAATCTGGCCGTGTTCTTCAATCCTCAGGTCGTGGGCGCCGGTCTGTTGCTGGGTGTGATGACCACGGTCCTCACCGGTGCCGCCGGCATCCTGATCTTCAGGGTATTTCGTGAGCGCAGCGTCATCGCCCCTGTCTCGGAAGCGACCACTGCCGGCAATGCGGCGGGCACGCCTGCGGCCATCGCCGCCGCCGCTGCCGTGGCCGCCAGTTCCGGGATGATGAGTGCCGCCGAAGCGCAGAGCTATCAGGATCTGGTCAATATCGCGACGTCGCAGATCTCGATTGCCACCCTGACCACGGCGATTCTCGGACCGATCGCCGTCATCATCATTGACCGCTGGCAGCGCCGGCAGGGCATTGATGGCACGCTGGAAGATGAACCGGCGCGGGCTGCCCGCGAGGCAGATGCCTCTTCCGGCTCAGGCGCGTAA
- the larA gene encoding nickel-dependent lactate racemase has product MKTSLLYGKGELALDVPDNAFIVTPPEQPALESPQQAVRDALANPIDTPPLSRMVKATDRVAIVISDITRPTPNHILVPLLIEALEHVPHEQFVIINGTGTHRDQTEAELRTMLGDWVVDHIEIINNHCDNYDELVNVGDNSFGCPSWLNKRYVEADFRIVTGFIEPHFFAGFSGGPKGIMPGIAGLETILTFHNARMIGDPRSTWGNMADNPLQAMTREINALCPPHFMLNVTLNRDKGITKVFAGDMTQAHRLGCEHELKHAMVQCDERFDVVITGNSGYPLDQNLYQAVKGMSAAHKIVREGGTILMAAECSDGLPDHGRFAEILGMADSPQALLEMIENPEFSMLDQWQVQKQAVIQCWADVMLYSTLDDDQARLAMMTPVHDIEETLKTLKERYGDHMRVAVMPLGPLTVPYVDDAVADDNNA; this is encoded by the coding sequence ATGAAAACCTCATTATTGTATGGTAAAGGCGAGCTGGCACTCGACGTGCCTGATAACGCCTTTATCGTGACACCGCCGGAGCAGCCGGCCCTTGAGTCACCGCAGCAGGCCGTACGCGACGCCCTTGCAAACCCCATCGACACGCCGCCCCTGTCACGGATGGTCAAGGCCACGGACAGGGTCGCGATCGTGATCAGCGACATCACCCGCCCGACGCCCAATCACATTCTGGTGCCCCTTCTGATCGAGGCACTCGAGCATGTGCCTCACGAGCAGTTTGTCATCATCAACGGCACCGGCACCCATCGCGATCAGACCGAGGCAGAACTGCGCACCATGCTGGGTGACTGGGTGGTGGACCATATCGAGATCATCAACAACCACTGCGACAATTACGATGAGCTTGTGAATGTCGGTGATAACAGCTTCGGCTGTCCGTCATGGCTCAACAAGCGCTATGTCGAAGCCGATTTTCGTATTGTCACCGGCTTTATCGAACCGCATTTCTTTGCCGGCTTCTCCGGCGGCCCCAAGGGCATCATGCCCGGCATCGCAGGCCTTGAGACCATTCTAACCTTTCACAATGCCCGCATGATCGGCGACCCCCGCTCGACCTGGGGCAACATGGCAGACAACCCGCTGCAGGCCATGACGCGTGAAATCAATGCGCTATGTCCGCCGCATTTCATGCTTAACGTGACGCTCAACCGTGACAAGGGCATCACGAAAGTCTTTGCCGGCGACATGACACAGGCGCACCGGCTGGGCTGTGAGCACGAGCTCAAGCACGCCATGGTGCAATGCGATGAGCGTTTTGATGTTGTCATTACGGGCAATTCCGGTTATCCGCTGGATCAAAACCTGTACCAGGCCGTCAAGGGAATGAGTGCAGCGCACAAGATCGTTCGGGAAGGAGGCACCATTCTCATGGCCGCCGAATGCTCGGATGGTCTGCCAGACCACGGCCGCTTTGCCGAAATACTCGGTATGGCCGACTCTCCTCAAGCGCTGCTGGAGATGATCGAAAACCCGGAATTCAGCATGCTCGATCAATGGCAGGTACAAAAGCAGGCGGTGATTCAGTGCTGGGCCGATGTCATGCTCTACTCCACTCTTGACGATGACCAGGCGCGACTGGCCATGATGACGCCGGTTCATGACATCGAGGAGACCCTCAAGACCCTGAAGGAACGCTATGGTGATCACATGCGTGTGGCCGTCATGCCGTTGGGCCCCCTGACGGTCCCCTATGTGGATGACGCCGTCGCAGATGACAACAATGCCTGA